The Phycisphaerae bacterium RAS1 genome includes a region encoding these proteins:
- a CDS encoding Bacterial SH3 domain protein has product MTRVVTACALLALVAPFAAPAASVSPERLRELLGSAQTAFDEATAAARSDPAGAAGLYRQSAAAFDSVAAAGVISAGLEFNRGNTHFRLGNVGRAIVHYRRGLRLQPRDADLRANLAYARLRVEPQLPSGESERLVERLLFFHYKTSLRERFWLAALLAGGGWLLLTVRIWRPVKPLAACGLTLVLLGATFSVSALWQLQAEAAAPAAVVVGEPQTLRQGRGEAYEAVLREALGPGVELRILESRGEWVEVRLSNGQSGWLPRSAVEPI; this is encoded by the coding sequence ATGACGCGCGTTGTGACCGCGTGCGCGTTGCTGGCGCTTGTCGCGCCGTTCGCAGCGCCGGCTGCCTCGGTGTCGCCGGAGCGGCTGCGCGAATTGCTGGGGTCCGCGCAAACCGCGTTCGACGAAGCCACCGCAGCGGCCAGGAGCGACCCGGCCGGTGCGGCTGGGCTGTATCGCCAGTCCGCAGCCGCGTTCGACTCGGTCGCCGCCGCCGGCGTCATCAGCGCCGGGCTTGAATTCAACCGGGGCAATACGCATTTCCGTCTGGGCAATGTCGGGCGGGCGATCGTGCACTATCGCCGCGGGCTTCGGCTTCAGCCGCGCGACGCGGACCTGCGTGCCAACCTGGCGTACGCGCGGCTGCGGGTCGAGCCGCAGCTTCCGTCGGGCGAGAGCGAGCGGCTGGTCGAGCGGCTGCTGTTTTTTCACTACAAGACATCGCTGCGTGAGCGATTCTGGCTGGCGGCGCTTCTGGCGGGGGGCGGCTGGCTGTTGCTGACGGTTCGCATCTGGCGGCCGGTCAAGCCACTGGCGGCGTGCGGGCTGACGCTGGTCCTGCTGGGGGCGACGTTCAGCGTGTCGGCGCTCTGGCAGCTTCAAGCGGAGGCGGCTGCCCCGGCCGCCGTGGTGGTGGGCGAGCCGCAGACGCTGCGCCAGGGTCGAGGCGAGGCATACGAGGCGGTGCTGCGGGAGGCGCTGGGTCCGGGCGTCGAGCTTCGGATTCTTGAATCGCGCGGGGAGTGGGTCGAGGTGCGGCTGAGCAACGGGCAGTCGGGATGGCTGCCGCGCAGTGCGGTGGAGCC
- a CDS encoding Tetratricopeptide repeat protein, with protein MDGSPTRSLRTLLRGRWQIPLALVALAAAGLSLQRLRPPPPKPDFDALIADLTALRDAKAYLPAADGAVNLLNVQPPLSRAQQAQLHDFTADVIYRHETASSEKDPENLHKLIEHLDALKTLADPLDATRLIRIAEVQSWLNDTDAAIEAYRSARAQPTTPDQRRTSAQALVTLLSRKGSGRAERRELLDELLADPGVTADYAWWALRESVRDALRQGDVADARRLVDTHGPRLSNADVKGYFEFLDGQVLLAEGRPDEALARAGWVDAWLTDTARRDDAMIRGGDVAALNGWLGGQVHLALEHPDEALKLFDNALLRAPKGELSIDAGVGRARALAALHRDDEALQALEDVVTRVNRRPELRQRGHEAVRDAGLILAEGQGRAADDLAPLQYLELVVDRTPPDGHDEHSRLLERLAQGFELAAARDADPTVRIHYLATAARRFLAAADLAVLDESRLAELTWHAAQAAMQAGRFTDARRALERFLDGREFDARRPTALLQLGEACEGVGDTARALQQYRRVIEAFPRVEEATRARLLAAGVLRAMGDAERVESERLLTELIDDDRVSPDSLTYRNALRALCELSVEAGRYADAISRLETFTELYPDDADFARARFLLADAHRRSAYALRSDPPPGAAAEAAQNESLARFHRAAELYDALIHDGPASDDAQHGVYERLALLYRADCLFEINTPESLHQSLELYRRAAARYEQEPTALTAQVQIANIHLRNGDRTAAARALERARWLLRGMPSPALAEGRDGADRAAWERYLTTVLASHQFRDVFSTPVAASP; from the coding sequence ATGGACGGCTCGCCCACTCGCTCACTCCGCACGCTTTTGCGCGGCCGCTGGCAGATTCCGCTGGCGCTGGTCGCGCTCGCCGCGGCGGGATTGTCGCTGCAACGCCTGCGGCCGCCGCCGCCCAAGCCCGACTTCGACGCACTCATCGCCGATCTGACCGCGCTGCGCGACGCCAAGGCGTACCTCCCCGCGGCCGACGGCGCGGTCAACCTGCTCAACGTCCAGCCGCCGCTGTCGCGCGCCCAGCAGGCGCAATTGCATGACTTCACCGCCGACGTGATCTACCGGCACGAAACCGCGTCGAGCGAAAAAGACCCGGAGAACCTCCACAAGCTGATCGAGCATCTCGATGCGCTCAAGACACTGGCCGATCCGCTCGACGCGACCCGGCTCATCCGAATCGCTGAGGTCCAATCCTGGCTCAATGACACCGACGCTGCGATCGAGGCCTACAGGAGCGCCCGCGCCCAGCCGACGACGCCCGACCAGCGCCGCACCTCGGCCCAGGCCCTGGTCACGCTGCTCTCCCGGAAAGGCTCCGGCCGCGCCGAAAGACGCGAGCTGCTCGACGAACTGCTGGCCGACCCCGGCGTGACGGCCGACTACGCCTGGTGGGCGCTGCGCGAATCCGTTCGCGACGCTCTGCGGCAAGGCGACGTCGCGGACGCCCGTCGCCTCGTGGACACGCACGGCCCGCGCCTCTCAAACGCCGACGTCAAGGGATATTTCGAGTTCCTCGACGGCCAGGTCCTGCTCGCCGAGGGTCGCCCCGACGAAGCCCTCGCCCGCGCCGGCTGGGTCGACGCCTGGCTCACAGACACCGCCCGCCGCGACGACGCCATGATCCGCGGCGGCGACGTCGCGGCGCTCAATGGCTGGCTGGGCGGACAAGTTCACCTGGCGCTGGAGCACCCGGACGAGGCCCTGAAGCTGTTCGACAATGCGTTGCTGCGCGCGCCCAAGGGCGAGCTGTCGATCGACGCCGGCGTCGGAAGGGCGCGGGCCCTGGCCGCGCTGCATCGCGACGACGAAGCGCTGCAGGCGCTCGAAGATGTCGTCACGCGCGTCAACCGCCGCCCGGAGCTCCGGCAGCGCGGGCACGAGGCCGTCCGCGACGCCGGGTTGATCCTCGCCGAGGGTCAGGGCCGCGCCGCCGACGACCTGGCCCCGCTCCAGTATCTCGAACTGGTGGTCGACCGCACGCCGCCCGACGGGCACGACGAGCATTCGCGACTCCTCGAACGGCTTGCGCAGGGTTTCGAGCTCGCTGCCGCGCGCGACGCCGATCCGACCGTCCGAATCCACTACCTTGCGACTGCCGCCAGGCGATTTCTGGCCGCCGCTGACCTCGCCGTGCTCGATGAATCCCGGCTGGCCGAACTGACGTGGCACGCGGCCCAGGCCGCGATGCAGGCCGGCCGCTTCACCGACGCCCGCCGCGCCCTGGAACGCTTTCTGGACGGGCGCGAATTCGACGCCCGGCGACCCACGGCGCTGCTCCAGCTCGGCGAAGCGTGTGAGGGAGTCGGCGACACCGCCCGCGCCCTGCAGCAGTACCGCCGCGTGATCGAGGCCTTTCCACGCGTCGAGGAGGCCACTCGGGCGCGGCTGCTGGCCGCCGGCGTCTTGCGCGCCATGGGCGACGCCGAGCGCGTCGAATCCGAGCGGTTGCTGACCGAACTGATCGATGACGACCGCGTCTCTCCCGATTCACTCACCTATCGCAATGCGCTGCGCGCCTTGTGTGAGCTGAGCGTCGAGGCCGGACGCTATGCCGACGCCATCAGCCGGCTGGAGACCTTCACCGAGCTGTATCCCGACGACGCCGACTTTGCCCGCGCGCGTTTCCTCCTGGCCGACGCCCACCGCCGCAGCGCCTACGCCCTGCGGAGCGATCCACCGCCGGGCGCCGCAGCCGAGGCGGCCCAGAACGAAAGCCTCGCCCGTTTCCACCGCGCCGCGGAACTCTACGACGCCCTGATCCACGACGGCCCCGCGTCGGACGATGCGCAGCACGGCGTGTACGAGCGCCTGGCGCTGCTTTACCGCGCGGATTGCCTGTTCGAGATCAACACGCCCGAGAGTCTCCACCAGTCCCTCGAACTCTATCGCCGCGCCGCGGCTCGCTATGAGCAGGAACCAACGGCGCTCACCGCGCAGGTCCAGATCGCCAACATCCACCTGCGCAACGGCGACCGCACGGCGGCGGCGCGGGCCCTGGAGCGGGCGCGCTGGCTGCTGCGCGGCATGCCCTCGCCCGCGCTGGCCGAGGGACGCGACGGCGCTGACCGCGCCGCCTGGGAACGATATCTGACCACTGTGCTGGCCTCGCATCAGTTTCGCGACGTGTTCTCGACGCCGGTCGCGGCGTCGCCCTGA
- a CDS encoding FlgN protein: MSAPCPAAPDVRLKTLLTQQRDHYLRLQQLSRQQREMISSDRPELLLGILSERQTLVSALARLNQELSPFRRNWDANYAALPATDKADVSALLQEINALLRGILATDQQDSALLAARKHTVRQELDGLGGAQTAASAYVRQSGAAPPQRAADITG; this comes from the coding sequence ATGAGCGCGCCTTGCCCGGCCGCACCCGACGTGCGCCTGAAAACGCTGCTGACTCAGCAGCGCGACCACTACCTGCGCCTGCAGCAGCTCAGCCGGCAGCAGCGCGAGATGATCTCCAGCGACCGTCCCGAGCTCCTGCTGGGCATTCTCAGCGAGCGGCAGACGCTCGTTTCGGCCCTGGCGCGGTTGAACCAGGAGTTGTCCCCCTTCCGCCGCAACTGGGACGCCAACTACGCGGCCCTGCCGGCAACGGACAAGGCGGATGTGTCCGCCCTGCTTCAGGAGATCAACGCGCTGCTGCGGGGCATCCTGGCCACCGACCAGCAGGACAGCGCTCTGCTCGCGGCGCGCAAGCACACCGTCCGCCAGGAGCTTGACGGCCTGGGCGGCGCGCAGACGGCCGCCTCCGCCTACGTGCGGCAGAGCGGCGCCGCGCCGCCGCAACGCGCCGCGGACATCACCGGGTAG
- the kinE gene encoding Sporulation kinase E has translation MEWSVQLSKVQDGKPIEPPNLTAGTGVAPAPGSAGVPPAAPRNGRRARPSDGLPRPSGPDQLSDMLREYTEVTARLQQTHETLAREVDRLRGELASKDRELERRRRLAALGELAAGMAHEVRNPLGAISLYSGLLRGKCGDPEAALKLIEKIEAGIRAIDGVVEETLALAPRSGQLVPLPLQQVLERAADFAAAKLSSAGVSLDVDLRGAAVEVMGEEAGLQRVIANLLVNAAEASPRGARVQLAALPTRDGRIAVRVSDEGCGLPDELIHRIFDPFFTTKPEGTGLGLAIAHRLVEAYGGRITAANRPQGGAEFVVTLIDAAATGRPSQPAHEKDAATAA, from the coding sequence ATGGAGTGGAGCGTGCAGTTGAGCAAAGTCCAGGACGGCAAGCCCATCGAGCCGCCCAATCTCACGGCTGGAACGGGCGTCGCGCCCGCGCCGGGGAGTGCGGGCGTTCCGCCCGCCGCCCCGCGAAATGGGCGACGCGCCCGCCCCAGCGACGGACTCCCGCGCCCCTCCGGCCCGGACCAGCTCAGCGACATGCTGCGCGAATACACCGAGGTCACCGCCCGCCTTCAGCAGACCCACGAAACTCTCGCCCGCGAAGTCGACCGGCTGCGCGGCGAACTGGCCAGCAAAGACCGCGAACTGGAGCGCCGCCGACGCCTGGCAGCCCTGGGCGAGCTCGCGGCGGGCATGGCGCATGAAGTACGCAATCCGCTTGGAGCGATTTCGCTCTACAGCGGCCTCTTGCGCGGCAAGTGCGGCGACCCCGAAGCGGCTCTGAAGCTCATCGAAAAGATCGAAGCCGGCATCCGCGCCATCGACGGCGTCGTCGAAGAGACGCTGGCGCTCGCGCCGCGCTCCGGACAGCTCGTCCCCCTGCCGTTGCAGCAGGTGCTGGAGCGCGCCGCCGACTTCGCCGCCGCCAAGCTCTCCAGCGCCGGCGTTTCGCTCGACGTGGACCTGCGCGGCGCGGCTGTCGAGGTCATGGGCGAGGAGGCCGGCCTGCAACGGGTCATCGCCAACCTGCTCGTCAACGCCGCCGAAGCCTCCCCGCGCGGAGCGCGCGTGCAGCTCGCCGCCCTTCCCACGCGCGACGGCCGCATCGCCGTCCGCGTATCCGACGAGGGCTGCGGACTGCCCGACGAATTGATCCACCGCATCTTTGACCCGTTTTTCACGACCAAGCCCGAAGGAACCGGGCTGGGCCTGGCGATCGCCCATCGTCTGGTTGAGGCCTACGGCGGCCGTATCACCGCCGCCAACCGTCCGCAGGGCGGGGCCGAATTTGTCGTGACGCTGATAGACGCCGCTGCGACCGGGCGACCTTCGCAGCCGGCCCACGAGAAGGACGCCGCCACGGCTGCATGA
- the zraR_4 gene encoding Transcriptional regulatory protein ZraR produces the protein MALICIIDDQALLRDSLQATLTGQDHKVVAFDNAQDALTTIRQQSFDAVITDLRLPGMDGVSLLREMRRLGIDVPVVLMTAYASVATAVEAMKLGAFDYIQKPFNADEVAITIERAVRERNMMRDNEVMKRTIEDQERDRRLIGESAAMRAVMEKIQRVAQSSATVLITGESGVGKEVIARAIHAASARADQPMLCVNCAALSPTLLESELFGHEKGAFTGADRVRKGRFELADGGTLLLDEVSEIPPPLQAKLLRVLQEREFERVGSSVTRRVDVRVIATTNRDLRDWAAKARFREDLYYRLSVLPVEVPPLRARREDISRLLDAFVERACKRDGREKPTFPRDTIEVLCDYRWPGNVRELENLCERVCVLEAGKSVAPDTVRPLLNGLLKVASAPVEEIRYRDGQILSDAEFELIMKTLNRFSGHREKTARALGIGLRTLGLKLKKWREDGVIAPESRIGQPGRLRGLHALPSLPHIDGGLGVSLGGAGIGGAGISGGAGLGSGITSAVGAAPAGI, from the coding sequence ATGGCCTTGATTTGCATCATCGACGACCAGGCGCTGCTGCGAGATTCGCTGCAGGCCACTCTCACCGGACAGGACCACAAGGTGGTCGCATTCGACAACGCCCAGGACGCGCTCACCACCATTCGCCAGCAGTCGTTCGACGCGGTCATCACCGACCTGCGGCTGCCCGGCATGGACGGCGTGTCGCTGCTGCGCGAGATGCGACGGCTGGGCATCGACGTGCCCGTCGTGCTGATGACCGCCTACGCGTCGGTCGCCACCGCGGTCGAAGCCATGAAGCTCGGCGCCTTCGACTACATCCAGAAACCCTTCAACGCCGACGAGGTCGCGATCACCATCGAGCGCGCCGTCCGCGAGCGCAACATGATGCGCGACAACGAGGTGATGAAGCGCACCATCGAAGATCAGGAGCGCGACCGCCGCCTGATCGGCGAGTCGGCCGCCATGCGGGCCGTGATGGAGAAAATCCAGCGCGTCGCCCAGAGCTCGGCCACCGTGCTGATCACCGGCGAAAGCGGCGTCGGCAAGGAAGTCATCGCCCGCGCCATCCACGCCGCCTCGGCTCGCGCGGACCAGCCCATGCTGTGCGTCAACTGCGCCGCGCTCTCGCCGACCTTGCTGGAAAGCGAGCTGTTCGGACACGAGAAGGGCGCCTTCACCGGCGCCGACCGCGTCCGCAAGGGCCGCTTCGAGCTGGCCGACGGCGGCACGCTGCTGCTCGACGAAGTCTCCGAGATTCCCCCGCCGCTGCAGGCCAAGCTGCTGCGCGTCCTGCAGGAGCGCGAGTTCGAGCGCGTCGGCAGCTCCGTGACGCGCCGCGTCGACGTCCGCGTGATCGCGACCACCAACCGCGACCTGCGCGACTGGGCCGCCAAGGCCCGTTTCCGCGAAGACCTGTACTACCGCCTCAGCGTGCTGCCGGTCGAGGTGCCCCCGCTGCGGGCGCGGCGCGAGGACATTTCGCGCCTGCTCGACGCCTTCGTCGAGCGCGCCTGCAAGCGCGACGGCCGCGAGAAGCCCACCTTCCCGCGCGACACCATCGAGGTGCTCTGCGATTACCGCTGGCCCGGCAATGTTCGCGAGCTCGAGAATCTCTGCGAACGCGTCTGCGTGCTGGAGGCCGGCAAGTCCGTCGCTCCCGACACCGTCCGCCCGCTGCTCAACGGCCTGCTGAAGGTCGCCAGCGCCCCGGTCGAGGAAATCCGCTATCGCGACGGGCAGATTCTGTCCGACGCCGAGTTCGAACTCATCATGAAGACCCTTAACCGCTTCAGCGGCCACCGCGAAAAAACCGCCCGCGCCCTGGGCATCGGCCTGCGAACGCTCGGCCTCAAGCTCAAGAAGTGGCGCGAAGACGGCGTCATCGCCCCCGAATCGCGCATTGGCCAGCCCGGCCGGCTCCGCGGCCTGCACGCCCTGCCCTCCCTGCCGCACATCGACGGCGGCCTGGGCGTGTCCCTCGGCGGCGCCGGCATCGGCGGCGCCGGCATCAGCGGCGGTGCGGGCCTGGGCAGTGGAATCACGAGCGCTGTCGGCGCCGCGCCGGCTGGCATCTGA
- the flgB gene encoding Flagellar basal body rod protein FlgB — MLLDRILSDSTGQAAELSARFAEQRQRLLAENIANIDTPDYQSRQLDPAAFETSLREALAAADERAGPASRLELRGNAQVSTHSDGSLAVNPEIEPAPNALFHDGTNARLERLTADAAQNQMQYELATSFLRQRLASILQAIRGRPS, encoded by the coding sequence ATGCTTCTCGACCGCATCCTCTCCGATTCCACCGGCCAGGCGGCCGAGCTCTCGGCGCGCTTCGCCGAGCAGCGCCAGCGCCTGCTCGCCGAAAACATCGCTAACATCGACACGCCCGACTACCAGAGCCGGCAGCTCGACCCCGCGGCGTTCGAAACATCGCTGCGCGAAGCGCTCGCCGCAGCGGACGAGCGTGCCGGACCGGCCTCGCGGCTGGAATTGCGCGGCAACGCGCAGGTTTCGACCCACTCCGATGGATCGCTGGCGGTGAATCCCGAAATCGAACCGGCCCCAAACGCACTTTTTCACGACGGCACAAATGCCCGCCTGGAAAGACTTACGGCGGACGCCGCCCAGAACCAGATGCAGTATGAGCTCGCCACCAGCTTCCTGCGGCAGCGACTGGCAAGCATCTTGCAGGCGATCCGCGGTCGCCCGTCGTAG
- the flgC gene encoding Flagellar basal-body rod protein FlgC has protein sequence MIRALDISSSAVSAQRIRLDVIAGNIANAQTTRQEDGTIAPYRRRFVTLMSGDGQGGPGAHVDSVELDPSPFRLKYDPGHPDRIRSGPSTGYVQLPNVNTTLEYVDALEASRAYEANISMMNVTRGMVQQALRLLA, from the coding sequence ATGATTCGCGCACTGGACATCAGCAGTTCCGCCGTGAGCGCCCAGCGCATCCGCCTGGACGTCATCGCCGGCAATATCGCCAACGCCCAGACCACGCGCCAGGAGGACGGCACGATCGCCCCCTACCGCCGCCGCTTTGTCACGCTTATGTCCGGCGACGGCCAAGGCGGCCCGGGCGCACACGTGGATTCGGTGGAGCTCGATCCGTCGCCCTTCCGCCTGAAATACGATCCCGGCCACCCGGACCGCATCCGCAGCGGGCCCTCCACGGGCTATGTGCAGCTCCCGAACGTGAACACGACCCTGGAGTACGTCGACGCGCTGGAGGCCAGTCGCGCGTACGAAGCCAACATCAGCATGATGAACGTGACGCGCGGCATGGTGCAGCAGGCGCTGCGCCTGCTCGCGTAG
- a CDS encoding flagellar hook-basal body protein FliE: MIDPVSLNRAAPLAAPGQSASPGRLDKPDAGGDFASLVRNQLEQVSQIQAEADRGVQNLLTGRSDSITEVFTAARKAEVAFSLLMEMRNKLVAAFDEFKQMRV; encoded by the coding sequence ATGATCGACCCGGTCTCCCTGAATCGCGCCGCCCCGCTCGCCGCCCCCGGCCAGTCTGCCTCGCCCGGTCGCCTGGACAAACCCGACGCAGGCGGCGACTTCGCCTCCCTCGTCCGCAATCAGCTCGAACAGGTCAGCCAGATTCAGGCCGAAGCCGACCGCGGCGTGCAGAACCTGCTCACCGGCCGCTCCGACAGCATCACCGAAGTCTTCACCGCCGCCCGCAAAGCCGAAGTCGCCTTCTCACTCCTCATGGAAATGCGAAACAAGCTGGTCGCCGCGTTCGACGAGTTCAAGCAAATGAGAGTGTGA
- a CDS encoding Peptidase M16 inactive domain protein, protein MPKETAIPAPAAAQPLIVEADFFHQNLPSGVELAVDRLPERNTVALAFRMLSGAADDPMELGGLAAIVERTLSKGTKRHDGRGLADAFDAIGAAWSTTTGRQSTVMRVLCLPEFVPQALELSAEMLTQPTFPDDACRVAVELAQQELKNLEDSPDSLVRVLSQKLTYGDLFGRYVGGEAETLARITPDKVRDHWKRMFTAGRLQISIAGAVDAEAVAALVDRLFNGLGRREPAGRQPADFEFRPARSHRHKDLEQEYIAITLPGASRSDPDFAVEQVALGVLSGGMSGRLFTEVREKLGLVYWVGAWHEQPRGRGIINLGASTTPERSHKTYQTLMRELRRLSEDLTEAEVARARDQHIAHKETEDDLTRARAGNLSDDLFHFSRPIQPQVELDAIRAVDAARVEAYVRKLPRDRVCVATLGKREL, encoded by the coding sequence GTGCCAAAGGAGACCGCTATTCCCGCTCCCGCCGCCGCTCAACCCCTGATCGTCGAGGCCGACTTCTTTCATCAAAACCTCCCCTCCGGCGTCGAGCTGGCCGTCGACCGCCTCCCGGAGCGAAACACCGTCGCGCTCGCCTTTCGCATGCTCAGCGGCGCCGCGGATGATCCGATGGAGCTCGGCGGCCTGGCCGCCATCGTCGAGCGCACGCTGTCAAAGGGCACAAAGCGCCACGACGGCCGCGGCCTGGCCGACGCTTTCGACGCCATCGGCGCCGCCTGGTCCACCACGACCGGGCGGCAATCGACCGTCATGCGCGTCCTGTGCCTGCCCGAATTCGTCCCGCAGGCGCTCGAACTGTCCGCCGAAATGCTCACCCAGCCGACGTTTCCCGACGACGCCTGCCGCGTCGCCGTCGAGCTCGCTCAGCAGGAATTGAAAAACCTCGAAGACTCCCCCGACTCGCTCGTCCGCGTGCTCAGCCAGAAACTCACCTACGGCGATTTATTCGGCCGCTACGTCGGCGGCGAGGCGGAAACGCTGGCCCGCATTACGCCCGACAAGGTCCGCGATCATTGGAAGCGGATGTTCACCGCCGGCCGGCTGCAAATCAGCATCGCCGGCGCCGTCGATGCCGAGGCCGTCGCCGCCCTCGTGGATCGGCTCTTCAACGGCCTTGGCCGCCGCGAGCCGGCCGGCCGCCAGCCGGCGGATTTCGAGTTTCGCCCGGCCCGATCCCATCGTCACAAGGACCTGGAACAGGAGTACATCGCCATCACCCTGCCCGGCGCCAGCCGCAGCGATCCCGATTTCGCCGTCGAACAGGTGGCCCTCGGCGTGCTCTCCGGCGGCATGAGCGGACGGCTCTTCACCGAAGTGCGCGAAAAGCTGGGGCTGGTCTACTGGGTCGGTGCGTGGCACGAGCAGCCGCGCGGCCGCGGCATTATTAACCTCGGCGCCAGCACGACGCCTGAACGCTCGCACAAGACCTACCAGACGCTGATGCGCGAGCTGCGCCGCCTCTCCGAAGACCTGACCGAGGCGGAAGTGGCCCGCGCCCGCGATCAGCACATCGCCCACAAGGAAACCGAGGACGACCTCACCCGCGCCCGCGCCGGAAATCTCTCGGATGACCTCTTCCATTTCTCCAGGCCGATCCAGCCGCAGGTGGAGCTGGACGCGATCCGCGCCGTCGATGCCGCGCGCGTCGAAGCCTACGTCCGCAAGCTACCCCGCGATCGTGTCTGCGTCGCGACGCTCGGGAAGCGCGAGCTCTGA
- the pimB_2 gene encoding GDP-mannose-dependent alpha-(1-6)-phosphatidylinositol monomannoside mannosyltransferase has protein sequence MRALWLVRRNLTHHPGGDTTQILQTAAALRSIGLDVVTTDAAAPDFAGFDVVHLFHLDRLWENEFHARRIRRSRVPAVLSPIYWPADEFDRAARAGVQGFLARVLGSGPYQSARLAQRQALHCIQTASLRTLSFRSLRFRAAARFLLDSVRVILPNSFAEKSIISRRFGVERSAVIVPNAADAGLFSPDPAAPRAARSVLCVGRIEPRKNQLALIRALREMDVSLTLVGGAGRFSASYLQRCRREANASVRFSGPLSHDQLAAHYRRAAVHACVSWYETPGLSSLEAGLCGCRLVVTPGGCTREYFGEDAEYAEPGDVESIRAAIARALAAPQRSALAQRIAREFTWEAAARQTLEAYQLALR, from the coding sequence ATGCGCGCCCTCTGGCTCGTTCGCCGAAACCTGACCCACCACCCCGGCGGGGACACGACGCAGATACTGCAAACCGCGGCCGCCCTGCGCTCGATCGGACTCGACGTCGTCACGACCGACGCCGCCGCCCCGGACTTCGCCGGCTTTGACGTCGTCCACTTGTTTCACCTCGATCGCCTCTGGGAAAACGAATTCCACGCCCGCCGCATCCGCCGCAGCCGGGTGCCCGCCGTTCTCAGCCCCATCTACTGGCCGGCCGACGAGTTTGACCGCGCCGCCCGCGCCGGAGTGCAGGGCTTTCTGGCGCGCGTCCTGGGCAGCGGGCCGTACCAGTCCGCCCGCCTGGCCCAGAGGCAGGCGCTGCATTGCATCCAGACGGCGAGCCTGCGGACACTCAGCTTCCGCTCGCTGCGATTTCGCGCCGCAGCCCGCTTCCTGCTCGATAGCGTCCGCGTGATTCTGCCCAACAGCTTCGCGGAAAAATCCATCATCAGCCGCCGCTTCGGCGTCGAGCGCTCGGCCGTGATCGTGCCCAACGCCGCCGACGCCGGCCTCTTCAGCCCCGATCCGGCCGCCCCGCGCGCGGCGCGAAGCGTCCTCTGCGTCGGCCGCATCGAACCACGCAAGAACCAGCTCGCCCTGATCCGTGCCCTGCGCGAGATGGATGTCTCGCTGACGCTCGTCGGCGGCGCCGGCCGATTCAGCGCTTCGTACCTGCAGCGCTGCCGCCGCGAGGCGAATGCAAGCGTGCGGTTTTCCGGCCCGCTGTCACACGATCAGCTCGCCGCGCACTACCGCCGCGCCGCCGTTCACGCCTGCGTGAGCTGGTACGAAACGCCCGGCCTCTCAAGCCTGGAAGCCGGGCTGTGCGGCTGCCGGCTGGTCGTGACGCCCGGCGGCTGCACGCGCGAGTACTTCGGCGAAGATGCCGAATACGCCGAGCCGGGAGATGTCGAATCGATTCGCGCCGCGATCGCGCGGGCGCTCGCAGCCCCGCAGCGCAGCGCCCTCGCCCAGCGAATCGCACGCGAATTCACGTGGGAAGCCGCCGCCCGGCAAACGCTCGAAGCCTATCAACTCGCGCTGCGCTAG